The Phoenix dactylifera cultivar Barhee BC4 chromosome 15, palm_55x_up_171113_PBpolish2nd_filt_p, whole genome shotgun sequence genome contains a region encoding:
- the LOC103719786 gene encoding uncharacterized protein LOC103719786 has product MERNLKQYDKECMKTAMLKQEKTFRHQVHELHRLYRVQKLLMRDMKNVELKRQQAFTQNRPGLERRNVENERGTNQSCYGSYICQWKPYQTLDLGLPAVECIGRDDGDVMLEVEEESDLELTLAIGSSRSRRKKEETSFTSDSGACFSSSSSESAVVKLNRQEWGLFHVPDISMRFPDETKSCFNVEGRMREDRLKQPPWLFQCLSLDMAS; this is encoded by the exons ATGGAGAGAAATCTGAAACAGTATGACAAAGAATGCATGAAGACAGCTATGTTGAAGCAGGAAAAAACCTTCAGACACCAG GTACATGAGCTTCACCGTCTGTACCGAGTCCAGAAGCTGTTGATGAGAGACATGAAGAATGTGGAGCTGAAGAGACAGCAGGCATTCACACAAAACCGACCCGGTCTTGAGAGAAGAAATGTAGAGAATGAGAGAGGTACAAATCAATCATGTTATGGTAGTTACATATGTCAGTGGAAGCCTTATCAGACACTCGATCTGGGACTCCCAGCAGTAGAGTGCATTGGAAGGGATGATGGAGATGTCATGCtagaggttgaagaagaaagcgactTAGAGCTGACGCTGGCCATCGGAAGCAGCAGAAgccgaaggaagaaagaagagacatCATTTACTTCAGATTCTGGAGCATGCTTTTCTTCGTCTTCAAGCGAGTCAGCTGTGGTGAAATTGAACAGACAGGAGTGGGGACTATTTCATGTGCCAGACATATCCATGAGGTTTCCAGATGAGACCAAGAGCTGCTTTAATGTGGAAGGAAGAATGAGGGAGGATCGCCTGAAACAGCCTCCTTGGCTCTTCCAATGCTTGAGTCTTGACATGGCATCATAG